In Flavivirga abyssicola, the following are encoded in one genomic region:
- a CDS encoding T9SS type A sorting domain-containing protein — protein sequence MKKITFCLCIVFMVMSITLKAQTTFYYDDFRFAANSGYTSFITSNPNGLAESTLIVRAQVAPPESLFDYTRPANNIGARTDVRDQRAVRLSGNDGGGNFLGTTWIVTDAVDLSTKANAIVSFATRSRFKEGAGGDPFTLMYATNYTDGTDPSTVTWTDITANVVSLSTDAFGVDDAWTYAYLDLSAFVSLSGSDKFAFAFKYDFNDDGVFNSSTNRNGSWFISDVRFVENSPVLSTSSNVIEKNISVYPNPVESTLNINAINNIEIKELSLINVLGKTVYTAKGVNQIDVSNFAKGIYILKVTSSNNGILNKKVIVD from the coding sequence ATGAAAAAAATTACTTTTTGTTTGTGCATTGTATTTATGGTTATGTCTATAACCCTAAAAGCACAGACGACTTTTTATTACGATGATTTTAGATTTGCAGCCAATTCAGGTTATACAAGCTTTATTACTAGTAATCCTAATGGACTTGCCGAAAGTACACTTATTGTAAGAGCACAGGTAGCTCCACCAGAGAGTCTTTTTGATTATACAAGACCTGCAAATAATATTGGTGCAAGAACCGATGTTAGAGATCAAAGAGCAGTTAGGTTAAGCGGAAATGATGGTGGGGGTAATTTTTTAGGTACTACATGGATAGTAACCGATGCTGTAGATTTATCAACAAAAGCAAATGCAATAGTATCATTTGCAACAAGAAGTAGATTTAAAGAAGGCGCAGGGGGAGACCCATTTACCTTAATGTATGCTACAAATTATACAGATGGTACAGACCCAAGTACGGTAACATGGACAGACATAACAGCAAATGTAGTAAGCCTAAGTACGGATGCTTTTGGTGTTGATGATGCATGGACGTATGCTTATTTAGATTTGAGTGCTTTTGTATCGCTATCAGGCTCTGATAAATTTGCTTTTGCTTTTAAATATGATTTCAATGATGATGGTGTATTTAATTCGTCAACAAATAGGAATGGCTCTTGGTTTATTTCTGATGTAAGATTCGTAGAAAATAGTCCAGTATTATCAACTAGTAGTAATGTTATTGAAAAAAACATAAGTGTTTATCCTAATCCTGTAGAAAGTACTTTAAACATTAACGCCATAAACAATATTGAAATTAAGGAATTAAGCCTTATAAACGTATTAGGTAAAACGGTATATACAGCTAAAGGTGTAAATCAAATAGACGTCAGTAATTTTGCTAAAGGCATATATATATTAAAAGTTACGTCTTCTAATAATGGCATTTTAAATAAAAAAGTAATTGTAGATTAA
- a CDS encoding TRAP transporter substrate-binding protein produces MKIKMIIILLVCFYGCGKVSKYKTIKLAHGLDTNHPVHKAMLKMGEDLDSLSKGTLKLEIYPNQQLGSERQCLELLQIGSLGMTKVSAAVMENFSPDMKVFGLPFLFRDKAHTFKTLDGVIGKELLDGGTQYWLKGLGYYDAGSRSFYTKKEPILSPDNLDGLKIRVMESVTAMNMIRSMGGSPTPISSGELYTALQQGVVDGAENNPPTFYLSRQYEVCKYFSLDEHTTIPDVLIISTHVWEALNSQQKKWLQLAADASVKYQRKLWAISEEEALESVKKAGVTITRPDKTMFKEKVESVYEDYKDDESVYKLLKRIQAIQ; encoded by the coding sequence ATGAAAATAAAAATGATCATTATTTTACTTGTTTGCTTCTATGGTTGCGGCAAAGTATCTAAATATAAAACCATTAAACTGGCACATGGTTTAGATACCAATCATCCAGTACACAAGGCTATGCTAAAAATGGGTGAAGACTTAGATAGCTTGTCAAAAGGTACGTTAAAGCTAGAAATCTACCCAAATCAGCAATTGGGTTCAGAACGTCAATGTTTAGAGTTATTGCAAATTGGTAGTTTGGGAATGACAAAAGTATCTGCGGCCGTTATGGAAAACTTTTCACCAGATATGAAAGTGTTTGGATTGCCATTCTTATTTAGGGATAAAGCACACACATTTAAAACTTTGGATGGTGTAATTGGAAAAGAATTATTGGACGGTGGAACCCAATATTGGTTAAAAGGCTTAGGTTATTATGATGCGGGCAGCAGAAGTTTTTATACCAAAAAAGAACCTATATTAAGTCCAGATAATTTGGATGGATTAAAAATTAGAGTCATGGAAAGTGTAACTGCCATGAACATGATTCGTAGTATGGGAGGGTCGCCAACCCCAATTTCATCTGGAGAACTTTATACGGCACTTCAACAAGGCGTAGTAGATGGTGCAGAAAATAATCCACCAACATTTTATCTTTCAAGGCAATACGAAGTTTGTAAATACTTTTCCTTAGATGAACATACCACCATACCAGATGTTTTAATTATTAGCACACATGTATGGGAAGCGTTAAACTCCCAGCAAAAAAAGTGGTTGCAATTAGCAGCTGATGCCTCTGTTAAATATCAAAGAAAGTTATGGGCAATTTCTGAGGAAGAAGCTCTTGAATCAGTTAAAAAAGCAGGAGTTACTATTACCAGGCCTGATAAAACAATGTTTAAGGAAAAAGTTGAATCTGTATATGAAGATTATAAAGATGATGAATCGGTTTATAAGCTTCTAAAAAGAATTCAGGCTATACAATAA
- a CDS encoding sulfatase family protein, with protein MAYNFKKKTSKGIFYTLSLCIVFITCYSCQKKNKKVEVAPQEKPNIVMIYLDDLGYGDLSSYGAKGLETPNIDRLVNGGVKFTNGYATSATCSPSRYALLTGMYPWRNKDAKILPGTAPLLISTEQQTLPKLLKNEGYQTAVIGKWHLGLGQGIVDWNKKITPGPNEVGFDYSYVMAATQDRVPTVYIDNGFVDGLDPNDPIEINYETNFEGQPTGKDNPELLSMKWHHGHNSSIVNGIPRIGYMKGGESAKWSDVDMADHFLNKVQSYVKAHKNEPFFLYYAMQQPHVPRTPHPRFVGASKLGPRGDVIAEADWCVGAFIKTLEDENLLENTLIILSSDNGPVLNDGYYDDAVEKLGEHDPNGTLRGGKYSLFEAGTRVPFITYWKGKIAPTVSDALVCQVDLMESIAHLVDNKTENLDSKNLLNTFLGKSKKGREELVIEATTRTAFRKGDWIMIPPYKGPEIEKQVNIELGNADDYMLFNLKEDVGQKNNLAQKMPEKLKTMIAEFEAIRGKDYLKTEALELK; from the coding sequence ATGGCATATAATTTTAAAAAAAAGACTTCAAAAGGTATATTTTACACACTATCATTATGTATTGTATTTATCACATGCTATAGCTGTCAGAAAAAAAACAAGAAAGTAGAAGTAGCCCCTCAAGAAAAACCAAACATCGTTATGATTTATCTGGATGATTTGGGTTATGGCGATCTGAGTTCTTACGGAGCAAAAGGTTTAGAAACACCAAACATAGATAGGTTGGTTAATGGAGGTGTAAAATTCACAAACGGCTACGCCACTTCCGCTACCTGTTCCCCAAGTAGGTATGCACTTCTTACAGGTATGTACCCTTGGAGAAATAAAGATGCTAAAATTTTACCGGGCACAGCACCATTATTAATTAGTACAGAACAACAAACGTTACCTAAATTACTTAAAAATGAAGGCTATCAAACAGCGGTCATTGGGAAATGGCATTTGGGATTAGGACAGGGTATTGTGGATTGGAATAAAAAAATAACACCAGGCCCTAATGAAGTAGGGTTTGATTATTCATACGTTATGGCGGCTACCCAAGATCGTGTTCCAACGGTTTATATAGATAATGGATTTGTAGATGGTTTAGACCCTAACGATCCTATCGAAATAAATTATGAAACAAATTTTGAAGGACAGCCAACAGGGAAAGACAATCCAGAATTACTTAGTATGAAATGGCACCATGGCCATAATAGTAGCATTGTTAATGGCATTCCCAGAATTGGTTATATGAAAGGGGGCGAATCGGCCAAATGGAGTGATGTAGATATGGCAGACCACTTTCTAAACAAAGTACAAAGTTATGTGAAAGCACATAAAAACGAACCCTTCTTTTTGTATTATGCTATGCAACAACCGCATGTACCGCGTACACCACACCCTAGATTTGTTGGAGCTTCTAAATTAGGGCCTAGAGGCGATGTGATAGCTGAAGCAGACTGGTGCGTAGGAGCGTTTATAAAAACTTTAGAAGATGAAAATCTGTTAGAAAATACATTGATTATTTTATCCAGTGATAACGGACCCGTGCTAAATGATGGTTATTATGACGATGCTGTTGAAAAATTAGGAGAACACGATCCAAATGGTACACTTCGTGGTGGTAAATACAGTTTGTTTGAGGCTGGTACAAGAGTGCCTTTTATCACGTATTGGAAAGGAAAAATAGCACCTACGGTTTCTGATGCTTTGGTGTGTCAAGTAGATTTAATGGAATCTATAGCGCATTTAGTTGATAATAAAACTGAAAATCTAGACAGCAAAAATTTACTAAATACATTCTTAGGGAAAAGTAAAAAAGGACGAGAAGAACTTGTTATTGAAGCGACTACCAGAACAGCCTTTAGAAAAGGAGATTGGATTATGATTCCACCTTATAAAGGTCCTGAAATAGAAAAACAGGTAAATATTGAATTGGGTAATGCAGATGATTATATGCTTTTTAATTTAAAGGAAGATGTTGGTCAAAAAAATAATCTAGCCCAAAAAATGCCTGAAAAGTTAAAAACAATGATTGCCGAATTTGAAGCCATAAGAGGTAAAGATTATTTAAAAACAGAAGCATTAGAATTAAAATAG
- a CDS encoding family 43 glycosylhydrolase gives MYKKITVLFFLSVLSVSFFSCNNSTKKTSDEIAQPTKQTVVCNPLDISYRFAVDDGSSRREAADPTVVLYKDDYYLFASKSGGYWTSNDLVTWDFITSKQLPFEDYAPTAVVIKDTLYFMASNNKAPITIYKTTDPKSGEWEVANPNFPIAMTDPALFYDEGRLFLYYGCSNKNPLEVVELDVKTLNPISEPIAILNSKKEDYGWERWGDYNDQDLNPWIEGAWVNKHQGKYYLQYAGPGTRFKSYNDGVYIADNPLGPFKLAEHNPMAIKPEGFINGAGHGNTFQDRYGNYWHTGTMVLTLKHKFERRIGMYPAFFDDDNMLYAYTGFGDFPYEVPQKKISSPQEVFPNWMLLSYDKPIRVSSELEDHTKNLASDEEVRTYWSAKTGNQGEWFQMDLEKEVVINAVQINYAEHNTTLHGRNANIYHQYLLEYSQDNSTWYPLIDKTKHKEDAPHDFTPLQTPVKARYLKMTNYSVPDGTFALADFRVFGNAQGNIPTEKPKLEISRLENDKCIVNLKWNSIDGAFGYNIRYGIHPEKLYHNYQVLKNDSLTIRTLNKFQTYYFTIDTFNENGILKGTEIIEVN, from the coding sequence ATGTATAAAAAAATAACAGTCTTATTTTTTCTTTCAGTATTAAGTGTATCATTTTTTAGTTGCAATAACAGCACAAAAAAGACTTCAGATGAAATTGCACAACCAACAAAGCAAACGGTGGTATGCAACCCATTAGATATTAGTTACAGATTTGCTGTAGATGATGGCTCTTCAAGACGCGAAGCAGCAGACCCAACGGTGGTGCTTTACAAAGACGATTATTACTTGTTTGCATCGAAATCTGGAGGCTATTGGACGTCAAACGATTTAGTTACCTGGGATTTCATTACATCCAAACAACTCCCATTTGAGGATTATGCGCCTACTGCAGTGGTTATTAAAGACACCCTGTATTTTATGGCATCCAATAATAAAGCGCCAATAACCATTTATAAAACAACCGATCCAAAATCTGGGGAGTGGGAGGTTGCAAATCCGAACTTTCCAATAGCGATGACAGACCCAGCCTTGTTTTATGATGAAGGTCGATTATTTCTGTACTACGGTTGTTCAAATAAAAATCCCTTAGAAGTTGTAGAGTTAGATGTTAAAACCTTAAACCCAATATCGGAACCTATAGCCATTTTAAATAGTAAAAAAGAAGATTACGGTTGGGAACGCTGGGGCGATTATAACGACCAGGATCTTAACCCTTGGATAGAAGGTGCATGGGTTAATAAACATCAAGGGAAATATTATTTACAATATGCAGGCCCTGGAACACGATTTAAAAGTTATAACGATGGGGTTTATATTGCAGACAATCCATTAGGGCCTTTTAAATTGGCGGAGCACAACCCCATGGCTATTAAACCAGAAGGCTTTATAAACGGTGCTGGACACGGCAACACATTTCAAGATCGTTATGGGAATTACTGGCATACGGGGACTATGGTTCTTACATTAAAACATAAATTTGAAAGGAGAATTGGTATGTATCCTGCTTTTTTTGATGATGATAATATGCTATATGCGTATACTGGTTTTGGAGATTTTCCTTATGAAGTGCCTCAAAAGAAAATTTCAAGCCCTCAAGAAGTGTTTCCCAATTGGATGCTGTTGTCGTATGATAAACCCATTAGAGTATCTTCAGAGTTAGAAGATCATACAAAAAATTTAGCTTCAGATGAAGAAGTAAGAACCTATTGGAGTGCCAAAACGGGAAACCAAGGCGAGTGGTTTCAGATGGATTTAGAAAAAGAGGTGGTAATCAATGCTGTTCAAATAAATTATGCGGAGCACAACACAACGTTGCATGGTAGAAATGCAAATATTTACCATCAATACCTTTTAGAATATTCACAAGATAATAGCACATGGTACCCTTTAATTGATAAAACAAAGCATAAAGAAGACGCGCCTCACGACTTTACGCCATTACAAACTCCGGTTAAAGCAAGGTATTTAAAAATGACAAATTATAGTGTCCCGGATGGAACATTTGCATTAGCCGATTTCAGGGTTTTTGGAAATGCGCAAGGCAATATTCCAACTGAAAAACCAAAATTAGAAATATCAAGATTGGAAAACGATAAATGTATTGTCAACCTAAAATGGAATAGTATTGATGGTGCATTTGGGTATAATATCCGCTACGGGATTCATCCAGAAAAATTATACCATAATTATCAGGTTCTAAAAAACGATTCTCTTACTATTAGAACGTTAAATAAATTTCAAACGTATTACTTCACGATTGATACATTCAATGAAAATGGCATTTTAAAGGGAACAGAAATCATAGAAGTCAATTAA
- a CDS encoding chondroitinase family polysaccharide lyase, with translation MIHHYFYMLIKRNLIRFKLVLLIFICFQARVHAQDQSFEGTSVPSNWNAALGSLSISSNHYKLGSKSLQWDWSANDELTVTNLQAEGLVPAQVQSFFQNMFRIWIYNTNAINTGSLEIEFYDNNGVKQFNYPFYLNFTGWRAGSASYRHEMLGPKGSDNITTLKIKAPTSGSGTLHFDFIDYTMERNTDRSADYQLPFITLDNGKHWFDFMYFQSLPKTIPATTPSAQELADFNVVKQKYDDLILGNAPSNSNLNNAISAYNNQDIVYSGGIVTGKPLYGKDYGNAQNIDVVDGFIHTLARDYKHKNTATSLTYFLNTVRYLLDQGYADGSLLETMHHIGYSFRDVSKAIHLMKDELVTAGLWDEARKMVEWYAGTDIIWHPSAYKSNMDDALTRAISILGACLYKETDAEKVQYLKGYKQYVENWLTPRSLVSKNGVKVDYTGFHHGTYYPQYAFGAYKSLSTAVNFISGGVYGISNSKKDVFKNMLLGARVNMSNNDFPNGLSGRSPFNDISITSAYKNLGLSTPIDTQLLETYNGITGGDSQTNAYGSETLPTGFWQINYANLGTYRQDNWLAGIKGFNNYFWGTEIYSSDNRYGRYQSYGSIEILYPGGASNSGTVIGGWDWNKTPGATTIHLPFSSLKASKSRQDEFTDSNFASSLRFGTKNAYYIDDKIEGSYGMFGMDFTQKAITATHNPTFTFKKSVFCFDGKIICLGSNINNNDASNITATNLFQNKLSATSTPIQVDNVSTSNFPYNSTLNSSANHWIIDAYNTGYFVKSATVVIDRKNQVSPRENGRGGTTSGNFASAYINHGTAPVNSNYEYVIIPGTNSTDMIAFTNNMNSNATAFYEVLQHDDMAHIVKYNAMRGYALFNSGNFGNTATLKSNDAPCLIMTEETGNDLKMTVVNPDLNKNDTTEESQIKTINLVLNGEWTLNVSSGGAVNVTSGTNETTITIDTKDALPVDMALSKTALSIEDVDFNKGIIAFPNPTDSIINIKTLNKAIKIVEVNLIDETGKLIHSQKSDTPINVASFSNGIYFLTIKSRENIISTKKIIIKK, from the coding sequence ATGATACACCACTATTTTTATATGCTAATAAAGCGTAACCTAATACGTTTTAAACTAGTCCTTCTTATTTTTATTTGTTTTCAAGCTCGAGTTCATGCTCAAGATCAATCTTTTGAAGGCACATCGGTACCATCAAATTGGAACGCGGCTTTGGGGAGCTTATCTATTTCATCAAATCATTATAAATTAGGAAGCAAATCATTGCAATGGGATTGGTCTGCAAATGATGAATTAACAGTTACCAATTTACAGGCAGAAGGATTAGTACCCGCACAAGTTCAAAGCTTTTTTCAAAATATGTTTAGAATTTGGATTTATAATACCAATGCCATTAACACAGGTAGTTTAGAAATTGAATTTTATGATAATAATGGTGTTAAACAATTCAATTATCCATTTTATTTAAACTTTACGGGTTGGAGAGCTGGTTCAGCTAGTTATAGACATGAAATGTTGGGACCAAAAGGCTCCGATAATATTACGACGTTAAAAATTAAGGCTCCAACATCAGGAAGTGGCACTTTACATTTCGATTTTATAGACTACACTATGGAACGAAATACTGATCGATCTGCCGATTATCAATTACCTTTTATAACCTTAGATAACGGAAAGCATTGGTTTGATTTTATGTATTTTCAATCGTTACCAAAAACAATTCCTGCTACAACACCATCAGCACAAGAATTGGCAGATTTTAATGTAGTTAAGCAAAAATATGATGATCTTATTTTAGGAAATGCCCCTAGTAATTCAAACCTGAACAATGCCATTTCAGCATATAATAACCAAGACATTGTCTATTCTGGAGGGATTGTAACAGGAAAACCCCTTTATGGAAAAGATTACGGAAATGCTCAAAATATTGATGTCGTTGATGGTTTTATCCACACACTAGCAAGAGATTATAAACATAAAAATACAGCAACAAGTTTAACGTATTTTTTAAACACGGTGAGGTACCTTTTAGATCAAGGTTACGCAGATGGCAGTTTATTAGAAACTATGCACCATATTGGTTATAGTTTTAGGGACGTTTCAAAAGCGATTCATCTTATGAAAGACGAACTTGTAACTGCAGGTTTGTGGGATGAAGCTAGAAAAATGGTGGAATGGTATGCTGGTACAGACATTATTTGGCATCCATCAGCATATAAAAGTAATATGGATGATGCTTTAACGAGAGCAATTTCTATACTGGGTGCATGTTTGTATAAAGAAACAGATGCTGAGAAAGTACAATATTTAAAAGGCTACAAACAATATGTAGAAAATTGGTTAACACCAAGATCTTTAGTTAGTAAAAATGGAGTAAAGGTCGATTATACAGGATTTCATCATGGTACTTATTATCCACAATATGCTTTTGGAGCGTATAAAAGTCTTTCTACGGCTGTAAACTTTATATCTGGAGGGGTTTATGGCATAAGTAACTCCAAAAAAGATGTCTTTAAAAACATGTTATTGGGTGCCAGAGTGAACATGTCTAACAACGATTTCCCTAACGGATTGTCAGGAAGAAGTCCATTTAATGATATCTCCATCACCAGTGCTTATAAAAATTTAGGATTGTCAACGCCTATAGATACTCAGTTATTAGAGACATACAACGGAATAACAGGAGGTGATTCGCAAACGAATGCTTATGGCTCTGAAACGCTTCCGACAGGGTTTTGGCAAATAAATTATGCCAATTTAGGAACGTATAGACAGGATAATTGGTTAGCAGGTATTAAAGGATTTAATAACTATTTCTGGGGAACGGAAATATACAGCTCAGATAACCGCTACGGGCGTTACCAAAGTTATGGGTCTATAGAGATACTTTACCCTGGTGGTGCATCAAATTCTGGTACTGTTATTGGCGGATGGGATTGGAACAAAACTCCGGGAGCAACCACGATTCATTTACCTTTTTCAAGTTTAAAGGCGAGTAAAAGCAGGCAAGATGAGTTTACGGATTCCAATTTTGCGAGTAGTCTTCGTTTTGGAACAAAAAACGCTTATTATATTGACGATAAAATTGAAGGCAGTTATGGTATGTTTGGTATGGATTTTACCCAAAAAGCCATTACAGCAACTCATAATCCAACATTTACATTTAAGAAATCGGTATTTTGTTTTGATGGCAAAATCATTTGTTTAGGAAGTAATATCAATAATAATGATGCTTCAAATATTACAGCTACGAACTTATTTCAAAATAAACTCAGCGCAACGTCCACACCGATTCAAGTTGATAATGTTAGCACATCAAATTTCCCGTATAATTCAACTTTAAATAGTAGTGCAAACCATTGGATTATCGATGCGTACAATACAGGTTATTTTGTGAAAAGCGCAACGGTGGTTATTGATAGAAAAAATCAAGTGTCGCCAAGAGAAAATGGAAGAGGAGGTACGACCTCAGGGAATTTTGCTTCAGCTTATATAAATCATGGCACAGCACCTGTAAATTCAAATTATGAATATGTTATCATTCCTGGTACCAATAGTACAGATATGATAGCATTTACAAATAATATGAATAGTAACGCCACAGCATTTTACGAAGTTTTACAACATGATGACATGGCACATATTGTTAAATATAATGCTATGAGAGGTTATGCTCTTTTTAATTCAGGAAATTTTGGTAATACAGCGACCTTAAAAAGTAATGATGCACCATGTTTGATAATGACAGAGGAAACTGGAAATGATTTAAAAATGACAGTGGTTAATCCAGATTTAAATAAGAATGACACGACAGAAGAAAGTCAAATCAAGACAATTAATTTGGTTTTAAATGGCGAATGGACCTTAAATGTAAGTTCTGGTGGTGCTGTAAATGTTACTTCGGGGACTAATGAAACCACTATTACTATAGATACTAAAGACGCTTTACCAGTTGACATGGCATTAAGCAAAACGGCATTATCCATAGAGGATGTAGATTTTAATAAAGGCATCATCGCATTTCCTAACCCCACAGATAGTATTATAAACATAAAAACATTAAACAAAGCGATTAAAATAGTAGAAGTAAACTTGATTGATGAAACAGGAAAATTAATCCATAGTCAAAAAAGCGATACCCCTATAAATGTGGCTTCGTTTTCAAATGGAATTTATTTTTTAACAATAAAATCTAGGGAAAATATAATCTCTACTAAAAAAATAATCATAAAAAAATAG
- a CDS encoding TRAP transporter small permease: MELRKKIDTILGTVLVIIMGGMVVNVLWQVFTRFVIGTPSSFTDELARYLMIWVGVLGAAYISGRRMHVAIDLLPTRLNKEGQVKLKIFVNIIIILFCFFALVIGGFRLVYITSILKQSSPALQIPLSVVYFVIPISGMLIIYYKISDILNKQL; encoded by the coding sequence ATGGAGCTAAGAAAAAAAATAGATACAATTTTAGGAACCGTGCTAGTCATAATAATGGGAGGTATGGTTGTTAATGTTTTATGGCAGGTTTTTACCCGTTTTGTTATAGGAACTCCCAGTTCATTTACAGATGAATTAGCAAGATATCTTATGATTTGGGTAGGCGTACTCGGTGCAGCTTATATCTCTGGAAGACGAATGCACGTTGCCATAGATTTACTCCCAACAAGACTGAATAAAGAAGGGCAAGTTAAACTTAAAATTTTTGTAAATATCATTATTATCCTCTTTTGCTTTTTTGCTTTAGTTATTGGTGGTTTTAGGTTGGTATACATTACTTCTATATTAAAACAAAGCTCTCCTGCATTGCAAATCCCTCTGTCTGTTGTGTATTTTGTTATCCCTATAAGTGGTATGCTAATTATCTATTATAAAATCTCGGATATTTTAAACAAACAATTATAA
- a CDS encoding TRAP transporter large permease, with amino-acid sequence MEYLPILVLVLSFVALLFIGVPVAWSIAISSLLTMMVSISALPALTTVSQRIGTGLDSFALLAIPFFVLSGQLMNKGGIAHRLINFAKTLVGALPGGLALINVIAAMLMGAIAGSAMASASAMGSILGPEMEKEGYSKEFGAAVNVTSSTVGLIIPPSNVLIVYSLASGGVSIAALFLAGYIPGILTGLFLMIVASLYAKKKKYNIGKRSSLKEVAKTFVSAFPSLLLLVVIMGGIVAGIFTATEASAIAVLYTLVLGFWYKEIKTKDLPKILLDSCGTTAIVMLLIGTSMSMSWVMSYENIPQDISTMLLGLSSNPIVILLIINLLLLFVGIFMDMTPAVLIFTPIFLPIIIELGMDPVQFGIIMILNLCVGLCTPPVGSVLFVGVGIANTTIEKVIKPLLPLFLAMIISLFLVTYFSELSLWLPRFFGVI; translated from the coding sequence ATGGAATATTTACCAATACTCGTATTAGTTCTTAGCTTCGTTGCCCTACTTTTTATAGGAGTTCCTGTTGCTTGGAGCATTGCTATTTCATCTTTATTAACTATGATGGTAAGTATTTCTGCACTACCAGCACTTACAACAGTCTCTCAAAGAATAGGAACAGGACTCGATAGTTTTGCACTACTTGCCATTCCATTTTTTGTACTCTCAGGACAATTAATGAATAAAGGAGGAATCGCACATCGTTTAATAAATTTTGCAAAGACCTTAGTAGGTGCTTTACCAGGTGGTTTAGCACTTATAAATGTAATCGCTGCGATGTTAATGGGAGCTATAGCTGGATCTGCTATGGCTTCAGCGTCAGCAATGGGGAGCATTTTAGGGCCAGAAATGGAAAAGGAAGGTTATTCCAAGGAGTTTGGAGCCGCAGTAAATGTAACATCCTCTACAGTAGGATTGATTATTCCGCCTAGTAACGTTTTAATCGTTTATTCTTTGGCTAGTGGTGGGGTATCTATAGCAGCACTTTTTTTGGCAGGTTACATACCAGGAATATTAACAGGTTTGTTTTTAATGATTGTAGCTTCTCTGTATGCTAAAAAGAAGAAATACAATATAGGTAAAAGGAGCTCATTAAAGGAAGTCGCTAAAACATTTGTTAGTGCATTTCCTAGTTTATTGCTTTTGGTTGTTATTATGGGAGGTATTGTGGCAGGGATATTTACTGCCACAGAAGCTTCAGCAATAGCAGTGCTTTACACATTGGTACTAGGTTTTTGGTATAAAGAAATAAAAACTAAAGACCTTCCAAAAATATTATTGGATTCTTGTGGTACTACGGCAATCGTAATGCTTTTAATAGGAACATCAATGAGTATGTCTTGGGTAATGTCTTACGAAAATATTCCGCAGGATATTAGTACCATGTTATTAGGACTCAGTAGCAACCCTATAGTCATTTTGTTAATTATAAACTTGTTGCTATTGTTTGTTGGTATTTTTATGGATATGACTCCTGCAGTTTTAATTTTTACACCCATTTTCTTACCTATAATTATAGAATTAGGAATGGATCCGGTGCAGTTTGGTATCATAATGATTTTAAACTTATGTGTAGGATTGTGTACACCACCAGTAGGCTCGGTACTTTTTGTGGGCGTAGGTATAGCAAATACGACTATTGAAAAAGTCATTAAACCCCTTTTGCCACTTTTTCTGGCTATGATAATTTCATTATTTCTAGTAACATATTTTTCAGAATTAAGTTTGTGGTTACCTAGGTTTTTTGGGGTCATTTAA